The Cloeon dipterum chromosome 3, ieCloDipt1.1, whole genome shotgun sequence genome includes a region encoding these proteins:
- the LOC135940639 gene encoding putative ammonium transporter 1, translating into MEYVNASASSSFNQSAIESINQQISQINFILDEFYLYTMGIFISLMQIGFGLLEVGAVRSKNSTNVMMKNMMDSFLCGIVYWLFGFTLAFGTGNSFAGLYPYVAGYKLAEKKMFAKWYFELSYASTPATIVSGAVAERCHFIGYLVYSSLISCIVYPIVCHWAWTEEGWLKQLGFQDFCGSSVVHMCGGCCAIVAAILLGPRYNRWDKKNENDSDENFNGHSSPISALGAMLLFTTFLAFNAGSVLHISQPGDVELIVKIIIVSLLSTCGCATTTLFISKAGGFNPTPFKGHGYWSFYHTANAGLMGLVISCASADSIELWASLVLGSLGAFVYLGLHHLTRKLKVDDVINVIPVHFGGGLWGILASPLLKNDALPGLNGTQAGIYLGYNIIGMLAIAAWSMGCALIIFVPLKMMGLLRSSEHEEIIGMDAAKHNEPAYQYTIKDIDLGEYKKLIETSGNLTPTTPQIFNFTTGGRIPFNRQESQQMPIMA; encoded by the exons A tgGAATACGTGAATGCATCGGCCAGTTCCAGTTTTAACCAATCCGCCATTGAGTCCATCAATCAACAAATCAGTCAAATCAACTTTATCCTCGATGAATTCTACCTTTATACGATGGGCATATTCATCAGCT tgaTGCAAATCGGATTTGGTTTGCTCGAGGTGGGCGCCGTGCGCtcaaaaaattccacaaatGTCATGATGAAGAACATGATGGACTCAT TTCTTTGCGGCATCGTGTACTGGTTGTTCGGCTTCACGCTGGCGTTCGGCACAGGCAACTCGTTCGCTGGGCTTTATCCATATGTGGCTGGATACAAGCTTGCTGAGAAAAAGATGTTCGCCAAATGGTACTTCGAGCTCTCCTATGCCAGCACGCCGGCCACCATCGTGTCCGGAGCCGTCGCCGAACGTTGCCATTTCATCGGATACCTTGTCTACAGTTCACTCATTTCTT GTATTGTGTATCCAATCGTGTGCCACTGGGCTTGGACCGAGGAGGGCTGGCTGAAGCAGTTGGGCTTCCAGGACTTTTGCGGCAGCTCGGTTGTACACATGTGCGGTGGTTGCTGCGCCATCGTGGCTGCCATCCTGCTCGGGCCACGTTACAACCGGTGGGATAAGAAGAATGAGAATGATTCAGATGAGAACTTCAATGGACACAGCTCTCCG ATCAGCGCGCTGGGAGCGATGTTGCTGTTCACGACGTTCCTGGCGTTCAATGCTGGCTCCGTGCTGCACATTTCTCAGCCAGGCGACGTCGAGCTGATCGTCAAAATCATCATCGTGTCGCTGCTGAGCACGTGCGGCTGTGCCACCACCACCCTCTTCATCAGCAAGGCCGGTGGCTTCAACCCGACACCCTTTAAGGGTCACGGCTATTGGAGCTTTTACCACACGGCCAACGCGGGCCTCATGGGCCTg GTGATTAGCTGTGCAAGCGCAGACTCCATTGAGCTTTGGGCTTCCTTAGTCTTGGGCTCATTGGGCGCTTTCGTCTACCTGGGCTTACACCACCTCACCAGGAAACTTAAAG tggACGACGTGATCAACGTGATCCCAGTGCACTTCGGCGGCGGTCTGTGGGGAATTCTGGCGAGTCCGCTGCTGAAGAACGACGCGCTGCCTGGTCTTAACGGCACGCAGGCCGGCATCTACCTCGGCTACAACATCATCGGAATGCTGGCCATCGCAGCCTGGTCCATGGGCTGCGCCTTGATCATCTTCGTCCCGCTCAAGATGATGGGCTTGCTTCGCTCCTCGGAGCACGAGGAGATCATAGGCATGGACGCCGCAAAACACAACGAGCCGGCCTACCAGTACACCATCAAGGACATCGACCTCGGAGAGTACAAGAAGCTTA TCGAAACGAGTGGCAACCTTACGCCGACGACGCCGCAGATTTTCAACTTCACCACCGGTGGCCGCATTCCGTTCAACCGGCAAGAGTCGCAACAAATGCCCATCATGGCGTGA